Proteins encoded by one window of Panicum virgatum strain AP13 chromosome 7N, P.virgatum_v5, whole genome shotgun sequence:
- the LOC120682777 gene encoding ethylene-responsive transcription factor ERF027-like produces MSDHGGPASPRTGKHPYYRGIRSRSGKWVSEIREPRKTRRIWLGTFPTAEMAAVAYDVAARALRGPDTVVNFPDLAASRPAPASTSADDIRAAAAEAAAALQEPDRRRARGIAPAAAGGDAQQQQTAGGSSGAAPQQEGGGSGAGSHYFLDDEALFETPQYLRNMAAGMMMSPPRLGHNSSDDSPDPSEAGDSLWSYRDP; encoded by the coding sequence ATGTCCGACCACGGCGGACCGGCCTCGCCGCGGACGGGGAAGCACCCCTACTACCGCGGCATCCGCAGCCGCAGCGGCAAGTGGGTGTCGGAGATCCGGGAGCCGAGGAAGACGCGCCGCATCTGGCTCGGCACCTTCCCGACGGCCGAGATGGCCGCCGTGGCCTACGAcgtggccgcgcgcgcgctgcGCGGGCCCGACACGGTGGTCAACTTCCCGGACCTGGCCGCGTCGCGCCCCGCGCCCGCgtccacctccgcggacgacatccgcgccgccgccgcggaggccgccgcggcgctgcaGGAGCCCGATCGCCGGCGGGCCCGCGGCATTGCccccgcggcggccggtggagacgcgcagcagcagcagacggcCGGCGGGAGCAGTGGCGCGGCGCCGCAGCAGGAaggcggtggcagcggcgcgGGGAGCCACTACTTCCTGGACGACGAGGCGCTCTTCGAGACGCCGCAGTACCTGCGCAACATGGCCGCCGGGATGATGATGAGCCCCCCGAGGCTCGGCCACAACTCCTCCGACGACTCGCCGGACCCGTCGGAGGCCGGGGATAGCCTCTGGAGCTACCGTGATCCGTAG